TCTAATAGTAATGGATCTCTCTTCATCATTTATGGATAATGAAATATCCAATTTTTTTGATTCCGATGAATACATATTACTCAACCCCCAATGTAGTTAAGATGTGCTGCACTGTATTTTTTAATACAAATTTACGATATTCTGAAGATCCTTCAATATCGTTTAGGATAGGCGCTGCCAAATGTGTTAACGCTAGGTCGACTCTATCTTGGACAGAAATATTTTGTTGATTTAAGTCTTTTTCAATTTGTTCAGAGCGATAAGGAAATGGACTCATTCCACTAAAGGCTATACGGATTTGGCTTGATGAGGAGTTGAATGAAATATCTGAAGGAAGAGTAGATGATTTTTTAATGGCTGCAACTGTAACTAGAGGATAACCAGTATCCCATTGCTGGCGTTTTTTTATACTGATAAATGGCAGATGGAGATCATTTTGATTCGTAATGATTTGGACTAAAAATTCACCTTTTTTCAACCGCAATTGTTGATGAAAAGCTTGTTGAATAGGTACATTCTTTAACCCTCGAATGCCAGCAATGACAACCTGACTATCTGATAGTAAAAAAGGCAATACAGCTTCTCGGTAATAGATTTGACCACAAATGTTGCCACCAATAGTAATTTTATTGCGGTTGGTACGATCAGCAATTTCACTTATGGTTTTTGTTAATAAAGGAAAATGATTTACATCTTCAATGACAGTTAGAGGAAGACATGAGCCTAAGACTAATTGATTATTTTCTAACTTTAAAACATTACATTCAGGTATGTCTTTGATGTCAATGATGGCTTTTGTGTATAGGAGATTTATACGTGCAAATGAAATGATTTCGGTACCGCCTGAATAATATATAGGTTGCTTTCCTTGAGTATCTAGTTTTTGAAATAAATGAACTGCTTCATGAATGGTAAGAGGTTTATAGTATTCAAAATCATATGGTATCATGGTGAATGCCTTCCTTCGTTTTCCAAATCAATTCTGGGATAAGAGGTAGTTGATTAAGTTCTACACCAGAAGCGAGTGATAAACTGTTAGCTAAAGCGGCTGGCATACCAATTAAACCATGTTCACCTACACTTCGTGCACCATAGGGACCATCTAAAACAGGAGTTTCAATAAATTTCACCTCATACTGGGGATGCTCCCCAAAACGGAGAGGGCGATAAGTCCTAAGTTGGGGATTTAGGATTTTTCCATGTTGATCAAAAATAAACGTTTCTCGTCCAGCAAAGCTTAATCCCATGCTCATTCCACCCATGACCTGACCTAGTGCCCCTTTTTCATTAAGTATTTTTCCAAGATCAACAACTGTAATCGCTCTTAATATTTTATAGGTGTAATCTGAACGATCAAATTCTATCACAACCCCTTGTGCAGCAACAGTCCATTCTGGACCTGGATTTCCTCTACCAGTGTTTTGATCATAATATGTTATGTGTCTTTGAATATAATTGCCTTTGCCAATAATCTGACCTCCAACAGCATTCCCGTTTGGGTATTTATAGCCATAACAAATATCTTTAATATTTAAATAAAGTTTTGGATTATCTCTTAAAAATACTCTGTCGAATCCAACTTCTAAATCTTCCTTAGAGCATCTTAATATACATGCAGCTAATTTTTTTAACTGCTGAATAATATCATCGGCTGCACTAAGTAAAGCTCGACCTGCCATAAATGTTCCTCTACTGGACACCGTTTTCCAATGCTCGGGGGTAGATTGCGTGTTAACTTCCAATTGCACATAGATTTTATGAATATCCATCTTCATTTTATCTGCTAACATTTGTGCAAGAACGGTTTTCGTTCCGGTTCCTATTTCTACAACGCCTGAAATAATGTTGATGCTGCCGTCAGGATTAAAAGTTAGTGTAATCCCAGACCCAGCATCAGGATCGATTGTTGAGTTTTTCCAAGTACAACATATTCCTTTTGCACGAACCTTTGTATCACTGACATTTTCAATTTTCCCTTCATCCCAATGAATAATTTTTTTCAAATGAGAGAGACATTCTGATATATCTCCTACATTGCTTTTGTTTACAGGTACCTGACTTGGAGTAGTGTCTCCAGGCTTTATGGCATTGATGGATCTTAAAAGCAGGGGGTCTATATTTATTTTATTTGCTAGTATATCCATCGTTCTTTCAAAAGCAAACATGACTTCTGAATGTCCGAAACCTCTAAAAGGTGCAGCATAAGGATGATTTGTATACATGCATAAAGCATCACACGAAATATGGTTTATACGATAAGGTCCTGTACAATCAACAGCTCCTGCTCGACTGATATCAACTGCTTTATCTGAGTATGCGCCCCCATCAAATAAATATAATATTTCTGCTGCCTGTAATACTCCATCCTTCGTACTTCCAAGCTTTATTGTTGCATCTAAACCAATATGGACAGGGGACGTAATTAAATCTTCTTCTCTGGAATTTAAAACCTTCACTTTTCTTCCATTAACTGCTTTAGAAGCTAGGTAAGCAATAAGCTCTAATTGAACTGAAGCTTTTCCACCATAACCACCACCAACTAAGGGCGTATTTACAATTACTTTTCCTACATCAATATCGAAATAATTGTGCATTAATTTTTTTATCATAAAAGGAGATTGAGAGGAGGAGTGGATAACAATGGTTTCATCTTCACGTATTTCTGCAATTGCACATCTTGTTTCCATCGCGGCATGATCAGATGGAGAAAAGTAAAAATTAGTTTCCACAACAATTTCACTTTTCCTCCAACCTAACTCCATGTTTCCCTTTCTGATCTTCGTACGATTTGCAATGTTCGTTTTTGCTTCTGGATATACACCTTTTCCGCGGTGATATAAGTCTATATTTTCATGAACTAAAGGGGCATTTTTTTCATAAGCTTGACTTGGAGAATTTACAACAGGTAAAGGCTCATAGGTAACTTTGATTGAACTGGAAGCTCTTTTAGCAATGGCTGGACTATCAGCAACAACAACAGCTACAACCTCACCACAATAACGTACTCTATCAAAGGCAATGGGAGGGCGATCACGAATTTCTTCACCTGTAAGTGGGAATTCTTCTCCTGCCAATATAGCTCGAACACCAGAGATTTTCCATGTTTCAGATGTGTCAATATGTGTAATTCTCGCATGAGCATGTGGACTGATGACCATTTTTGCATGTAGCATAGATACAGATAGGTCATCTGCAGTATATTTTGCCTTGCCAGTAACTTTATCTAATGCATCCTTTCGAATCACACTTTTTCCGATGATATCCATATCTCCATCCTCCTTCTAGCATAGGGGTTACTATTAATGTATTAGAGGTATTAAAGGTTTAATACTTTGTCACTTGAGGGACTTCCATACATGTTTTGCCAACTCATAATCTTCTTTGGTATCTACATCAATGAAGGGGGTTGAATGTTCAATAGGAAAGATAATTCCTTTCTCCCTCCATTGTACTTTTTTCAATAAATATCTCGCTCCTATATCTCCTTTCAGGTGCATAAGTGCAGGAAACATTTGATGTGAAAATAAAATGGGGGGTCTAATCGAGTTTTGAAAAGAAGGACCAACAAAATAGGCATTTTTATTTTGTATATAATTTTCAATTAATTTATTTATCAATTGTTTTGATATAAAAGGTTGGTCCGCTAGCAGGATCATAATAGCCTTTGGTTGTAGTTTCATTGCTTTTTTCACACCGCATTTTATCGAATATGCTTGCCCCTTAATGGCTGATATACAAGTTTGTTGAGTCCACTTCTTTCTAGAAGGTGGTGATAATATACAAGGTGAAATCCATTGAAGTGTATCCTGTTTTTTAGTTACAACAACAACATGATCTAATGAGGATTGTATAGCTGTTTTTAATGTAATGCTTCCAAGTGTTTGCTCTCCAAGTGGTAAATTCAATTTGTTTTTTTCCATACGAATACTGTTTCCTGCAGCAAGAAATACTCCAACGATTTGATCACTCATAAATTATCCAACTCAAACTCATTTTGAGGTAAGGGTGAATGTAAACATTGAATCAACTCTGCAACGATACTAATGGCTATTTCCTGAGGACCTTTTGCTCCAATGGGAAGTCCGATAGGAGATTGAAGGGATGAGGGGATTGATTTATCATTTAATAATTTTTCTGTTCGAATACGAGGTCCAAGGATACCAAGATAACGTAAATTTTGATGAATGAGTGTGGAAAGAATTTCTTGATCTCGTTGGAAATGATGCGTCATAATTACAACATAATCTTGAGAGGTAAGGTTTAATGTATTTATCGTTTCTTTGGGAAACCCTACAATTAATTTGTTCGCAAGTGGAAATTGTTCCTTACTGCAAAATCCAGCTCTCCAATCACATATCGTGATTGAAAACCCTGTTAATGAAGCAAGAGAAACTAGTGGTTTTACATCAGGTCCTGCACCAAAAATAATGAGTCTAGGTTTGGGTGAAAAAATGTGGGTATAGAATGGGATGGGGAAATGATCTGACTTATGAACTCCGCTTTTTTGAGATGGATTTGATTCTGCTTGGTTATGATGAAGATAACTTCGAATTTCTATTGTTAAATCTACGTCCGATGTAATTAAAGTGTTTCCTTCAAATGAGTAATAGTAGTTATTTTTCAATTTAAAATCTTCAGTTAATGTTTTTATATGTAGAATGGGAATACCTTGATCAAGCGCTTCTTTTAAATTGAGCATACTTTCTTTTAGTTCTTGATCTAAAAACTCTAACAGAATAAATATAACACCATTACATCCAGTTCCCTGTCCCCAGGAGATATCTGTTTCTTCACTCATATCATATGTAATTGTAATTGGTTTCTCATTTATAAAAACCTCTTTGGCTCTAATAACAAGATCACTTTCTAGACAACCAGCGCTTAACATGCCCACTCGAAGGCCGTCTTCTTGGATCAACATCATCGTTCCTTCTTTTAAATACGCTGTACCTTCTACATGAAGAATCGTAGCAAGTACATCATTTTTTGAAGAGTGTTGAATAACATCTAATATGTGATGAACATTCTCGTTCCCCATAGCCCCTTTTCCCCCAATAAAAGAAGATTCTCTGTAGTATATTTAGTTCTTGTAAATTTATAACTTGAACTATTTATGCTTTATTAAAGTCATCTATTGGATTTTATGTTTTATTAAATTTATTATTTTTTTGGATTAGATCTGGATTAAAAAAGCATGTAATCTCTTAGTGAAATCACATGCTTTTTTATGTGTGTGCTTTGTGCTTTGTGTTTTAATTTTGATTTTATAAGTGCTTTTTTATCCTATAAGTTAATTATAAAGCTTGTTCTGTAGGGCGAATGATAATTTCGCTCACATCTACGTGATCAGGTTGTTTTACTGCATATGCGATTGCTTTTGCAATATCCTCACCTTTTAAAGTTTGTACATCTGAATAATTTTCTTGTAAGTTACGGATGATATTCTCATCAGTGATCGTATGTGTCAATTCTGTTGCTACAGCTCCAGGGCAAATAATGGTTGTACGAATGTTTTGTCCAGATTTCATTTCCTGACGTAATCCTTCAGTGATCGCTCTTACTGCAAACTTTGTACCGCTGTAAACAGAACTTGATGGCATAACTTTATGACCAGCTACAGATGAAATGTTAATAATATGTCCAGATTTTTGTTCTTCCATATACGGGAGAACAGCCCCAATCCCATAAAGGACACCTTTAATATTAACATCTACCATGAGATCCCATTCTTCTACTTTTCTACTGCTTAAAAATGATAATGGCATAACCCCCGCATTGTTAACAAGAATATCAATTTGACCAAATTGTTCAACGGTTGCTTTCGCTAAAGTTTCCATCTCCGCAAAAGAAGTTACATCCGTTACTTGGTAAGAAGCCTCTCCACCATTTTCAATCACTTCAGATTGAAGCTGTTTTAATCTGTCTTCTCGTCTTGCTGCTAACATGACTCTGAATCCTTGATTAGATAATTCAAGAGCTGTTGCTTGACCAATCCCACTACTTGCTCCTGTAATAATGGCTACTTTTTTACTCACTTAAATCACTCCTAATTTGTATTTTTATTTTATACTTTTTATATATATTTTGTCTAAAATATTTCCTGAGGTAACTATAACATCTATTTCATACATTGTAAACTAAAAGTATAAGAATAGTATAAAGTGTATATTATAATCTAATTATATGCATATCCTAATTAGTAAATTACTATGATTGCTCTGTTGGGCGGATGATAATTTCACTCACATCTACATGGTCGGGTTGTGAAACTGCATAATAGATGCCTTTTGCAATATCTTCTCCCCTTAGAAATTCTAAATCTTTAAATCTTTCTTGGAACCCACTGATAATATCTTCATCAGTGATCGTTTGTGCTAATTCAGTTGCAACTGCTCCAGGACTAATAATAGTTGTACGGATGTTTTGTCCAGATTTCATTTCTTGACGTAATCCTTCAGTGATCGCTCTTACAGCGAATTTAGTACCACTATAAACGGACATTCCTGGTCCCACTCGATGTCCTGCTACAGAGGACACGTTGATAATATGTCCAGATTTTTGTTCTTCCATATACGGGAGAACGGCGCCAATCCCATACAAAACTCCTTTAATATTGACATCAACCATACGATCCCACTCATCCACTTTTATTTTGTTTAATAATGATAATGGCATGATTCCGGCATTGTTCACTAGGATATCAATTTGACCAAATTGCTCAACGGTTGCTTTTGCTAATGTTTCCATCTCCTTAAAAGAAGTTACATCTGTTACTTGGTAAGAAGCTTCGCCACCATTATTGATCACTTCCGATTGCAACTGCTTTAATCTGTCTTCTCGTCTTGCTGCTAACATGACTCTGAATCCCTGATTTGATAATTCAAGGGCTGTTGCTTGACCGATCCCACTACTTGCTCCAGTAATAATGGCTACCTTTTTCGTCATTTAAATCACTCCTAATTTTATTGTTCTAATTTTAGACTTTATATATACATTTTGTCTAAAATATTTCTGAAACAAATATAACATTTATTTTAAACATTATAAACCAAAAATATAAAAATAGTATAAAGTGTATATTATAATATGACTGTGTGGTATAATAATGGATCTAAGGGGGAAATAACATGCGCAAAATCGATCCTGAATTAAGGGAAGAGATGAGAAAAACATACGTATTGAAATTAATGAATGTGATTCGTTTAAAAGGGTTTAATACCTTAAAAATACAAGATATGGCTGAACATATGCAGATCAGCAAAGCATCATTTTACAATTATTTTTCTTCTAAAGAAGAAATCATACAAGAGCTTACTGGGACCTATATTGCATATTATGAAGAGGTTGATCAAACCATTTTAAATAAAGAAATCACTTATATAGATCGTTTTCAAAAAGTATTTGAACAAGAAGTACTCACTTTCATTTATATTTCTGAATTGTTCTTTGAAGAATTAAAGGTTGGATTTCCTGAATTATATGAAGGAATTATTTCGGCACGTCGAAAAAGAAAAATGAACATTAGACAGTTTTACGAAATGGGAATGAAAGAAGGGATATTCCAGTCTTTAAATCCTAGTATTCTCATGTTGCAGGATGAAGTGATGTTGAGAAGATTGCTTGATCCAGCGTTCCTATTAGAAGAAGGGCTCACAATAAAACAAGTGTTATTTGACTATTATCAAGCCAAAAAAGTTCAAATTTTTAAACCTGATGAGCTAAAAAGAATAAATGATAAATTAACAATATTGGAAAAAATTGAGTTTCTCTCTCTTAAGTTATCTAATTCGTATTCATCATAAAATATAAAAATAGCAATAATATGCAGCTCTTATTTGTTGCTCAAAAAGCGTAACTGATGATAAGATATCAATGATTACGAACTTAGAGGATAAACGGGGGTTACATCTACATGGGCAGATTAAGACGCCGATCAGATACACTTGAATTTTTAAAAAACGCTAAAGATGTGGTAGAACTTGAACCACAAGCTAACAAAGGCAGATGGAGAGAAGTTTTTGGTAATGATAACCCTATTCACGTAGAGTTAGGGATGGGAAAAGGAAAATTCATTTCTGAAATGAGCTTGAAGTATCCTGAATTCAATTTTATAGGGATAGATTTATATGATGAGTTAGTTCGAAAAGCAAGTGAGAAGGCATATGTTTTAAGGGAAAAACATGGTGTGCCAAACATAGATAATTTAAGACTTGTTTTAATGAATATTGAGAAAATAGAAGAAATTTTTGACGAGAATGAAATTGATCAAATTTATTTAAACTTTAGTGATCCATGGCCAAAAAAAAGACATGCTTCACGTAGATTAACTCATGCAAACTTCTTAAAAAAATATCAAACTGTTTTAAAAAATCAGGGAGAGATTCATTTAAAGACAGATTCTGTTTCCCTCTTTGAGTTTTCTTTAAATTCATTCGCTGATTTAGATTTAAAAATGAAAAATATAAAGTTGGACTTGCATAAAGAGGGTACGCCTGAAAACCATGTCTTTACAGAATATGAAGAAAAATTTGTTGAACAAGGTATTAGAATTCATCGTTGTGAAGTGATTTTGTTGAAATAACCAATTTTTTTAGTTAAATACCCTCCACGTCTTATCTGACCTTGGAGGGTTATTTTATAAAAAGTTTATATTTTATTCATTATTTGGTGTAATAGTAAATACGGTATTCCCTTCAGCAAGTAAAGGAGCTGGAGGATTATCAAGTTTATCTATACTTAAAATATCACATAAAGGGATATAACTTGTTGATTCAGTACCTGGGATATTAAAGATGTTTCTAGCAACTAATACTTCACCTCTAACAGCAATAAACGTACCGATAGCAACCAAAAGTACATCTGTTCCAACAAACGTAATACCAATTAGATCAAATTCATCAAAGTTTTCTTCGATTGCTTTTTTCAATGATGTTGTACAACAATTGCAGTCTTGTATTTTTTTAGGACATGTTTTGCTTTTTCTTCTAGACACGTTCTCACCTCCATAACGATTAAATTATATGAGACCATAAAGGTTTCATATATTAATAGTTTATGTTAAGAGATGGAGATGGATTGTACGATTGAACCTGTTAATTTGGCTTAATTTTCTCAAATCAGACAATTAATTTCATCTACAGAGAATTGAGTTGTGCATAAAGGTTTTGATTGAAATGTTATTTTTTGTTGTTGTACCAATTGATTTAACCAAAATTTTAACTCATCAATTGAAGTAAGTTTTTCCCCTAAATGATGGTTTAAGAAGAATTGACAATTCTCTTCCTCATGACCTGGAATAGGGTTATAAAATAACATAGGCAACTGTTTTACTAAACCCTCTGTACAGGTAATCCCCCCTGGTTTTGTTATTAATAAATCTGAAACATCCATTAACTCATCAATTGCCTTAGTAAAACCAAGAATATGGATATTAGGATGTTCAAATTTAGAGTTTGAAATGATCTTTTTTCGAGCTTTTTCATTATTCCCCATACAGATAATGAATTGAATTTTTTCCTTCCAAGATAATAAATATTCAATTAACTCATTGTATTTCATCATTCCCCAGCCGCCACCCATAATGAGTACAGTAGGCATAGGTTGCAATCCGAACTTGTCCCTTATTTTTAACTTTTCATTTGTCTTCCAAAATTTAGAGTGTATTGGAATGCCAGAGATCATAATTTTTTCTTCAGGCACATTTTTTTTAATTAATTGTCTTTTTATTTCTTCAGTAGGTATTAAATATTTATCTGTCTCAGGTGTTATCCATGCCCCGTGAATAACATAATCAGTAACTACTGTATATAAAGGTACTTGAAGTCCTAATCTTTTTAATCTGGCAATTACGGCATTTGGAAAAGGATGAGTACAAAGGATGGTGTCAGGTTGAAAATGATCAATAAATGAATATGTTCTAGCGTAAAAAATGCGATGGAGCATCATTTGAGTGAAACGATTCAGTGAATTTTCAAATTGGGATTTATACAATTTTTCATATATTTTAGGTTGTACATCTAATGTTTTTCTATATACTTTAAAGAAATGAGGCGCTAAATTTGGATGTAGAAATTTTAATAATTCAATTACCTTTGTATGAATAAATTGATTTTTTAGACCTTCTGAAATGGCATATGCGGCTTGTGTATGACCTGTACCGAATCCTTCTGATAAAATGAGTATATTTTTTTGTTGCAAAACAGAGGTCACCCGCTTCTGATCGTATTTTAAATCAAATTTCAATATTTTTCTGATATCCTTTTTTAATGTATATCATTAATGATTATTAAATTTAATTTTCCCCGATCTGCGGACAGAAATTCAAAAAAAAAATCCCATTTGAAACTAACAAAGCTTTCCCAGATTTAACTAACCTAAGATATTTGTTACAGATATACCGGTTAATGTACCAATGATTAAACCTGCAAATACATCAGATGGGTAATGAAGTCCTAAATATATTCTAGATAATGCAACGATGAAACCTAACGGCAGTAATATGATGCTCATTACAGGTATGCTAATGACAAATGGTATAATGATTGAAAAAATAGCAGTGGTGTGACCTGATGGAAAAGAATGATCCTTTAATGGATTTTTATAAGTAATCACATGTTTGATAACTAAATAAGGTCTTAATCTTTTATAAGTTTTTTTAATGACAGCAACCGGAATGTGACTTACACTTAATGACACTAAACTCATGAAAGCGACATGTTTCCATGGTGCAGATGCAAAAATAGATAATGCTAAAGTTATACATATAGTGAAAATAGCCCCGCCTAAATGAGTAATGTTCGTCATGATAATATCTAAAATTTTATTTTTTAATTTTACATTTATAAAGAAAAATATTTGATTTTCAATCATTTTCAATCGATATAACATATTCCATCTCCTTTTAAGCTAACGTTCTGAAAAGAAAGCGTCGTATGGTAATTTTAAAGGAAGTTTGTTGATTTTTCCACTTTTAGTTTATGATATCTTAAATTATTATAAACAAATTGACATTAGTAAATTTATGTGGTATCTTTTTATAGTTAGAACAAATCAACAAGCAGAAGCGCCCGCTTCTCACCTGACTAACGTATAGTTAGCTGGTTCAAATGATAAATCTTATCTCTTCGGAGATGAAATAAATGATGTGGGCGAATGAATCTGCCCACATTTTTTTTGTTTTAAATTTTTAGCGGAGGTGACACGTTATTAAAGAACATATCATTAACGAATCTATAAGAGCTAGAGAGGTTCGTTTAATTGGAGCCGAGGGAGACCAGCTTGGAATCAAACCTATTAAAGAAGCGTTGCGTTTAGCATATGATGCAAATTTAGATTTAGTTGCTGTTGCTCCAACAGCAAAACCACCAGTCTGTCGTATTATAGATTATGGTAAATATCGTTATGAAGCACAGAAAAAAGAAAAAGAAGCACGTAAGAATCAAAAAGTTGTGGATATTAAAGAGGTGCGTTTCAGCTCTAAAATCGAAGAACATGATTATCAAACTAAGCTGCGTAATGTAATCAAATTCCTTAAGGCAGAAGATAAGGTGAAGTGTTCGATTCGTTTTCGGGGTCGTGAGATTACACATGCTGACATTGGTAAAAAAGTACTTGATAGAGTAATCGAAGACGTTAAAGAGTATGCCGAAGTTGAGCGTAGACCTAGACTTGATGGTCGAAGCATGATTATGGTACTTGCTCCGATAACAAAAAAATAGATGTCCAAAGCTGATTCAGTAAATATACTTTAATTCTTAGGAGGATACAATTATGCCTAAAATGAAAACTCACAGCAGTTTAAAAGGTCGTTTTAAAGTGACAGGCACTGGTAAAATTAAAAGACATAAACGTGGTAAAAACCACTTGTTAGCTAAAAAGTCAGGAAGACAGAAAAACTTAATGAAAACTCAACCAATCATGGCTAAAGGTGACGTTAAACGTTTAGCTCAACAATTATCAAATCTTAAATAATAGTGAACATAGGAGGTAGAAAAAGATGGCAAGAGTAAAAGGTGGATTTGTTGCACGTCGTCGTCGTAAAAAAGTATTAAAACTTGCTAAAGGTTACTTTGGCTCTAAACATAGAATTTATAAAACTGCGAATGAACAGGTTATGAAATCATTGTTATATGCATATCGTGACCGTCGCCAGCGCAAACGTGATTTCCGTAAATTATGGATTGTACGTATCAATGCTGCTGCTCGTACAAATGGTTTAAGTTATAGTAAATTAATGCATGGATTAAAGCTTGCAGGTGTAGATATTAACCGTAAAATGTTAGCAGACCTTGCAGTAAATGATTCACAAGGTTTCACTAACCTTGCAAATGTAGCAAAAGAAAAAATTAATGCCTAAATTTTTTATAACATAAGAATGAAATTATTGTAGGATTCGACTACTTCTTCTAGAAGCTCCGATAGGAGCTTTTTTTCTTTTCGATGAAAATATGTTGACTTCAACTCAAGTAGTATATATAATAGTTAAAAATCATTACCCAATCACATATGGATCATCGGCTATGAAAAGGATAAAGGAATAAGGGCACTGTGAACAGAGAGCAGAGGATTTGCTGAAACCTTTGCCATAACCCTTATTCACGAGCTCACCTTGGAGCTGTTTTCCTGAAAGGTCTAACCTAGTAGGGGAAATCGGTAGGCATACGTTATTATGCTGTAAGTGACAGCTATTTCTTAATCGTTACTTTCTGAGGTTATATATTGTGAAGTATGTAACAAAGTTGGGTGGTACCACGTAAGGAAAATCCTTTC
The window above is part of the Chengkuizengella sp. SCS-71B genome. Proteins encoded here:
- the rplT gene encoding 50S ribosomal protein L20, coding for MARVKGGFVARRRRKKVLKLAKGYFGSKHRIYKTANEQVMKSLLYAYRDRRQRKRDFRKLWIVRINAAARTNGLSYSKLMHGLKLAGVDINRKMLADLAVNDSQGFTNLANVAKEKINA
- the infC gene encoding translation initiation factor IF-3, with the protein product MINESIRAREVRLIGAEGDQLGIKPIKEALRLAYDANLDLVAVAPTAKPPVCRIIDYGKYRYEAQKKEKEARKNQKVVDIKEVRFSSKIEEHDYQTKLRNVIKFLKAEDKVKCSIRFRGREITHADIGKKVLDRVIEDVKEYAEVERRPRLDGRSMIMVLAPITKK
- a CDS encoding phosphatase PAP2 family protein, with amino-acid sequence MLYRLKMIENQIFFFINVKLKNKILDIIMTNITHLGGAIFTICITLALSIFASAPWKHVAFMSLVSLSVSHIPVAVIKKTYKRLRPYLVIKHVITYKNPLKDHSFPSGHTTAIFSIIIPFVISIPVMSIILLPLGFIVALSRIYLGLHYPSDVFAGLIIGTLTGISVTNILG
- a CDS encoding MGDG synthase family glycosyltransferase, translated to MQQKNILILSEGFGTGHTQAAYAISEGLKNQFIHTKVIELLKFLHPNLAPHFFKVYRKTLDVQPKIYEKLYKSQFENSLNRFTQMMLHRIFYARTYSFIDHFQPDTILCTHPFPNAVIARLKRLGLQVPLYTVVTDYVIHGAWITPETDKYLIPTEEIKRQLIKKNVPEEKIMISGIPIHSKFWKTNEKLKIRDKFGLQPMPTVLIMGGGWGMMKYNELIEYLLSWKEKIQFIICMGNNEKARKKIISNSKFEHPNIHILGFTKAIDELMDVSDLLITKPGGITCTEGLVKQLPMLFYNPIPGHEEENCQFFLNHHLGEKLTSIDELKFWLNQLVQQQKITFQSKPLCTTQFSVDEINCLI
- the rpmI gene encoding 50S ribosomal protein L35: MPKMKTHSSLKGRFKVTGTGKIKRHKRGKNHLLAKKSGRQKNLMKTQPIMAKGDVKRLAQQLSNLK